From Polynucleobacter sp. MWH-Braz-FAM2G, a single genomic window includes:
- the tmk gene encoding dTMP kinase, whose translation MSSAHSGYFISFEGIDGAGKSTHIDAFRSLMQERFPNREVVMTREPGGTTLGEQLRKLLLDEPMNLETEALLMFAARKEHVAQVINPALEAGNIVISDRFTDASFAYQGGGRGLSLHKLDALERWVQGRADGSILQPNLTILFDLPGEVAETRRSKVRAPDKFEKLDLDFFERVRQEYLRRAKEDPSRFHLVDATQTPEAIWNGLKSIEINI comes from the coding sequence ATGAGCTCAGCACATTCGGGATATTTCATTAGCTTCGAAGGAATCGATGGGGCTGGTAAAAGCACACACATAGATGCATTTCGGTCGCTCATGCAAGAGCGCTTCCCAAATCGAGAAGTCGTAATGACTCGTGAGCCTGGCGGGACAACATTAGGAGAGCAATTACGCAAACTACTTTTAGATGAGCCAATGAACCTAGAGACCGAGGCATTGTTAATGTTTGCTGCTCGCAAAGAGCACGTTGCGCAAGTAATAAACCCTGCACTTGAGGCTGGCAACATCGTTATATCTGACCGTTTTACAGACGCTAGTTTTGCCTATCAAGGTGGGGGTAGAGGGTTAAGTTTGCATAAATTAGATGCTTTAGAGCGTTGGGTTCAAGGACGCGCGGATGGCTCTATATTGCAACCCAATCTCACAATCTTGTTTGATTTGCCAGGTGAAGTTGCAGAAACTCGACGCTCCAAAGTTCGGGCACCAGATAAATTTGAAAAGTTGGATTTAGATTTTTTTGAAAGAGTTCGTCAAGAGTACTTGCGTCGAGCCAAAGAAGATCCTAGTCGTTTCCATTTAGTCGATGCCACGCAAACCCCCGAAGCCATTTGGAACGGTTTGAAATCCATTGAGATCAATATTTAA
- a CDS encoding DNA polymerase III subunit delta', which produces MTQAMLDVHQGARIAPWLEPLWKSLDFHNFPNAILLHGQSGIGKFAFSVELAKALLCENSNADLRPCNQCEACHWFSSGNHPDFIALVPETHRKLLPHADYQGDDSPKRGKSALDDGDSESGEKKEKKNISIEETRQAIESLSIGSHRGGNRVILIYPLEMLRPDSANTLLKSLEEPPANTIFILIADRVDRVLPTIRSRCRLLTAPRPNRDQGLAWLREQLAKMNGMTISATDAEAIYDEQGGAPFSVLDLLIARHNKDDKDELTISILASRLLLQSMAQGERVNWLETAEKIHKARYGFLLASMQRWISDMQSVKQGGGPRYFPKHLSTIQGLANMAREQKLLQFWQSLSKARRHENHPLANRIQLEALLSQYQLIFKD; this is translated from the coding sequence GTGACTCAAGCTATGCTCGATGTACATCAAGGAGCTCGAATAGCCCCCTGGCTTGAACCATTATGGAAAAGTTTGGATTTTCATAACTTCCCCAATGCTATTTTGTTGCACGGTCAATCGGGTATTGGCAAATTTGCTTTCTCAGTTGAATTGGCTAAAGCACTCCTCTGTGAGAATTCCAATGCCGACCTAAGACCCTGCAATCAATGTGAAGCCTGTCACTGGTTTAGTTCCGGAAACCATCCCGACTTTATTGCTCTTGTTCCAGAAACGCATCGAAAGCTTTTGCCTCATGCCGATTATCAGGGTGATGATTCCCCAAAAAGAGGTAAGTCTGCTCTAGATGATGGCGATAGCGAATCTGGTGAGAAAAAAGAAAAGAAAAATATTTCAATTGAAGAAACAAGGCAAGCAATAGAAAGTCTTTCGATTGGATCTCATAGGGGTGGCAATCGCGTGATCCTCATATATCCACTTGAAATGCTGCGTCCAGACTCTGCCAACACACTATTAAAGTCTCTAGAAGAACCGCCAGCGAATACTATTTTCATTTTGATAGCGGATCGAGTCGATCGTGTTTTACCCACAATCAGATCGCGCTGCAGACTTTTAACTGCTCCTCGACCAAATCGCGATCAAGGATTGGCTTGGTTAAGAGAGCAATTGGCCAAAATGAATGGGATGACTATTAGCGCAACCGATGCTGAAGCTATTTATGACGAACAGGGTGGGGCACCTTTTTCAGTACTTGATTTATTAATCGCGCGACATAATAAAGATGATAAAGATGAATTAACCATCTCTATATTGGCTTCACGTCTTTTATTGCAGTCTATGGCTCAGGGGGAGAGGGTCAATTGGCTTGAAACAGCTGAAAAAATTCATAAGGCACGTTATGGGTTTTTATTAGCAAGCATGCAACGCTGGATTTCGGACATGCAATCCGTAAAGCAGGGTGGCGGGCCTCGTTATTTCCCTAAGCACCTTTCAACGATACAAGGTCTTGCCAATATGGCTAGAGAGCAAAAATTGCTCCAATTTTGGCAATCCCTATCCAAAGCCCGTCGCCATGAAAATCATCCATTGGCCAACAGGATTCAACTTGAAGCCCTCCTTTCTCAATATCAGCTGATCTTTAAGGATTAA